The following proteins come from a genomic window of Miscanthus floridulus cultivar M001 chromosome 2, ASM1932011v1, whole genome shotgun sequence:
- the LOC136537486 gene encoding uncharacterized protein, with the protein MDRNPLFDADVSADGSSHSSIDGDSAANDAPVLPTPPAVILQTVNIKSHVPIVLQLTEPNYVEWRTFFDSFIGKFGLSNHLSSLPTVAQRRDPAWLVLEQCILSWIYNSVAKEVLTIVRVPKPTAYIIWTAIEDQFRDNELHRAMYLEAEYRNLVQGDMDIAQYTGHLKQLNDALHDVGQPVGEMSQLLNLLHGLNSKYWHAVLMFHLSLSHHRPSSSEAWTLSPSGSTYYTSTRRHSF; encoded by the coding sequence ATGGATCGCAATCCCCTCTTCGATGCCGATGTCTCCGCCGATGGTTCCTCCCACTCTTCCATCGATGGTGACTCCGCCGCCAACGATGCTCCGGTTCTTCCCACCCCTCCTGCTGTCATTCTCCAGACCGTGAATATCAAGTCACACGTCCCCATCGTTCTCCAGCTCACTGAGCCCAACTACGTCGAATGGCGTAccttctttgattctttcatcGGGAAGTTTGGTCTCAGCAACCATCTTTCCTCTTTGCCAACCGTGGCCCAGCGTCGTGATCCGGCGTGGCTCGTGCTGGAGCAGTGCATCCTGAGCTGGATCTACAATTCCGTCGCCAAGGAGGTGCTCACCATCGTTCGCGTCCCCAAGCCAACCGCCTACATCATCTGGACCGCCATCGAAGATCAATTCCGCGACAACGAGCTTCATCGCGCCATGTACCTGGAGGCCGAGTACCGCAACCTCGTTCAAGGAGACATGGACATCGCCCAGTACACCGGCCATCTCAAGCAGCTCAACGACGCTCTACATGACGTGGGACAGCCTGTTGGCGAGATGAGCCAATTGCTCAACCTTCTCCACGGCTTGAACTCCAAGTATTGGCATGCTGTTCTGATGTTCCACCTATCTTTGAGCCATCACAGGCCTTCCTCCTCAGAAGCCTGGACTTTATCGCCGAGTGGCtcgacgtactacacctccacgaggaggcactcgttctga